Within the Catalinimonas niigatensis genome, the region CGTGGGCGTCGTCTTTACTCCCAGTTCAAAATGGGTCACATATTCAGGCTTGACCTGCGCCAGTTCCAGCATAGGTTCACCATCTTCAGTAGGCAAGCCGCCCAGGTTTACGCCAACGGGCTTGTAACTGCTTGAGTAGGTGGCAAAAGTATTGATTTTGTTGGAAGCTTTATAGCTGAGTGTCAACTGCCCGGATATATTGCTGTCATCAACCTCTGTGGTAAAAGCCTGATCACTGTATACCCTTTGTTTAAGAGCAATCAGAGCAGGATCATTTGTTTGTAAGCCACCATAAGTCTCTCGCTGGAAATCTACCTCTTTGGAATCATAATTAAAGCGTATGCCGGGCAGCAGATGCAGCTTGTCGGTAATTTCCCAATCTACATTGGCGAAAATAGCACCACTGAAGCTCTGTAAGCTGTTTCTGGTCCGGATGCCATAGCCTTCCAGCAGACCAGGAGTTTGCCACAAAGAATCGGTTGAGTTTTGTGAAAAACGCCATTGGGCTGAGCCTGATTCCTCTGTGTGGTAAGGATCTGATCTGAGGTCCTGTCCGATAGCAAAGATACCAATGACTCCGCTCAACTTAGATGAAAACGCACCTGCATAACGTACTTCCTGCGACCATTGGTGATGTTTTGAGGGTGCCTGCGACAAGGTAAGTACCGGTAAACCAGTAAAGTCCCTGTCGTTGGATGGCCCCCATGTCCAGTAACGCCATGCCGAAGTAGAAGTCAGCGTTCCTTTTCCTATCTGTGCATCAACAGTGAGTGAAACGCCTCCAAGATCATTGAGCGAACGCCAAGGGGTATCATGGTCAATGACACGGTCAAAGGGATTACGGCTGGGTAACTCGTAATTGAAGTCGGCGATGATCTGTTCGAACTGGCGATACTCAGGTCGCAAAGTAGGCGCTACGCCTGCCACTACCTGCGCATATCCGTTGGGACGCTGTCGGGTAGCATCACCTGCCAGGGTCAGCTTGATATGCTCAGAAGGAGTGAATAATAATTTTCCTCTCACACCCAAATTATTAAGGTCATTCACGTACTCATCTTTGGCCACATTGTACACCGTTCCATCTCGCTGTGTTCCGGAGAAAGATATACGGGCGGCAAGTTTATCTTTGATCAGCGGCCCCGTGATGGAAGTTTTAGCCTGTACGAAGCCAAAATTACCGTAGCTAAGTTCAAAGTTGGCCCCTGACGTAAAACTAGGAGCCCGTGTGCTGATGTTAAATGCTCCGGCAGTGGTGTTTTTACCAAAGAGTGTACCTTGTGGTCCACGCAACACTTCAATCTGCTCTACATCTATAAAGTCCAGGGTAGTGGCAGCAGGACGGGCAAAATAGACACCATCCACATAGAAACCGACACCGGGGTCAATGCCATCATTGGTGAGGCCGAAAGTAGAACCCAAACCCCGTATATTAAGTGTAGTATTGCGTGGGTTGGAAGAATACAACTGGACTGTGGGCACCATTTCCTTCACACGATTTACGTTGAAAGCGCCGGACTCTTCCACCAGTGCACCACTCACCACTGTAATTGGAATAGGTACGTTTTGTGCTGACTCTTCCCGGCGTCTGGACGTCACCACGACTTCAGACAACAGACCATCCGTGAAAAGATTGATTTCCAAAGGTTCATCCGGTAGTTCGTATACTTCCACTTCCTGAGATTGGTAACCTACAGAATTGATCAGAAGAGAGAAGGGCAGGATTTCCGGAGCTTTAATGCTGAATTGCCCATTGCCATCGGTAACTGCATAGCTGCCAGAACCTTGAATGGCTACCGTAGCTCCTGGTATGGGAGCTTCATCACCATCTCTGATCACTCCTTCTACAGTACCCTGAGCAACTGCATGATGAGTTACAAACAAAAAGAATATAACGAACCGTAAAATATGTTTCATTGTAAGCGTGAATTAAGATGTTTGGTGGTTTTAATGCTGGAAGTCAGGTGTGAAGAATATTCCTGAAGGTATCTCAGATGAGGCTGCTTTCAGGAATATTTTTTAGAATTTATTGGCCGTATTTTGAGGCAAAGCGTTCAAAGTTTTCTTTGGTCAGCCTGGAAGGTTCTGCTTGTAAAAATCCGTAATCATGTAGTTCACCGAGTTTGTTTTGTAAGACCCAGCGAATGAATGCAATGGCTTCAGGACTTGCATTGCGCTTATCTACA harbors:
- a CDS encoding TonB-dependent receptor; the encoded protein is MKHILRFVIFFLFVTHHAVAQGTVEGVIRDGDEAPIPGATVAIQGSGSYAVTDGNGQFSIKAPEILPFSLLINSVGYQSQEVEVYELPDEPLEINLFTDGLLSEVVVTSRRREESAQNVPIPITVVSGALVEESGAFNVNRVKEMVPTVQLYSSNPRNTTLNIRGLGSTFGLTNDGIDPGVGFYVDGVYFARPAATTLDFIDVEQIEVLRGPQGTLFGKNTTAGAFNISTRAPSFTSGANFELSYGNFGFVQAKTSITGPLIKDKLAARISFSGTQRDGTVYNVAKDEYVNDLNNLGVRGKLLFTPSEHIKLTLAGDATRQRPNGYAQVVAGVAPTLRPEYRQFEQIIADFNYELPSRNPFDRVIDHDTPWRSLNDLGGVSLTVDAQIGKGTLTSTSAWRYWTWGPSNDRDFTGLPVLTLSQAPSKHHQWSQEVRYAGAFSSKLSGVIGIFAIGQDLRSDPYHTEESGSAQWRFSQNSTDSLWQTPGLLEGYGIRTRNSLQSFSGAIFANVDWEITDKLHLLPGIRFNYDSKEVDFQRETYGGLQTNDPALIALKQRVYSDQAFTTEVDDSNISGQLTLSYKASNKINTFATYSSSYKPVGVNLGGLPTEDGEPMLELAQVKPEYVTHFELGVKTTPTTRSTVNVVFHHTDVKDYQTLVQAAQLGVNRGYLANAEQIRVRGVELDANTRINKHLSFYGALAYTDGKYVTFTNAPVPLEETGGELAFKDISGGELPGISKWAGSLGGELVSSMSELFGEEGKFFFALDAYYRSSFSSSPSPSNYLNVDQYALLNARFGFRAAEGLSLSVWVRNLLDTDYFEQLLPAGGNAGHYAAVLGDPRTFGATIRYAF